CATCGCCCAGGGGCAGATGCTGGGCAAGCTCGAGGACGTGGACCTGGTGCAGCTGGTGCGCGGGGTGGTGGAGCGCTCCCGCGAGGCGCTCGCCCGCGCCGAGTGCGAGCTGCGGCTGAACCTGTCCCCCTCCCTGGTGGGCCACTGGGACGCCATGCGGCTGGAGCAGGTGGTGGTCAACCTGCTCACCAACGCGACGAAGTATGGCGCGGGCCGGCCCATCGAAATCACCGTCGAGGGCGACGCCACCCAGGCGCGCCTGCGCGTGCGGGACGAGGGCATCGGCATCGCCGAGGAGGACGCGGCGCGCATCTTCGAGCGCTTCGAGCGCGCCGTGTCCGTGCGCCACTACGGCGGCTTCGGCATCGGGCTGTGGATCGTCCGGGAGATCGTCCAGGCGCTCGGCGGTACCATCGAGGTGGAGAGCGCCCTGGGCAAGGGCGCCACCTTCACCGTCACGCTGCCCCGCCACGGCCCCGAGGAGCCGCGCGAGGCGCATGAGACGCACTAGCCGGCGCCCCCGCCCTCAACGGCGGGTGAGCGACAGGTAGATGACGTTGTCCACGCTGTCGCGGAAGAGCTTCACCTCGGCCAGTTCCGAGGGATCGATCTCCGCGGTGAGGGCCCTCATCTGGCTCTCGTCGCGGTAGACGAGCCACCAGTCCATGAAGGCCTCCATGTACCCGGTCTCGGGAGGGAAGACGGCGAAGTTGGCCACCAGCAGCTTCCCGCCCGAGCGCAGCATGTGGAAGAGCAGCCGGGTGAGCCGTGCGGCGGTGCCCTCGGCCAGGTAGTCGTACAGGCCGGCCGAGTAGACGAAGTCCATGTCCCGGAAGGACGTCTTCCCCAGGAGCATGGAGCGCACCGAGCCGCACACCGTCCGCACCGGGCCGGTGGGGAACACCCGCGCGATCTCCGCCAGGCAGAGTGGATCCTGATCGAAGGCGATCAGCTCACCGAGCCGGTGGTCTCGCACGGCCGTGGACAGCTCGGCCTCGCGCAGGTGGCCACACGCCACGGAGAGGATGCGCGGCAGGTGCACGCGCTCGGCGGTGGCGTCGAGCTCCGCGGCCAGCAATTCGCGCCGCTCGCGCACACTGCGCGCGCTCGGCTGGTCATGCATGTAGCGGTAGATTTCCCGGCCCTGGTACTCCAGGCCGTCCACGTGCGCGTGGTCGTTGTAGAGGTAGTCGATGAGCTCGGCATCCCCCGCGTAGCCACGGGGACGCTCGAAGGCATGACGGGTGAAGGGACACTGGTGGATGACTTCGCGCAGCGGGTGGGTGCGCACGGCTTCCAGACAGAAGCGCCGCCACTCCTCCCGGTCCCATTTGCGGCGGAGGGTCCGCAGTCCCCGGTGCAGGGACTCCATGCCGGACTGAACATCTCCACCCTGGGTGATTTGCGCGTGAACGTCATCCAGCCACGAAGTGGCCCGGACAAAGGCATCACTCCAATCGACCCACTCCATCACAGGCGAGGCCAATTTGTTCCGCGGGTTGGGGGCATGACCAGGAGAAACAGCATCGCTCGAAGAGGAGGGAGGTCCTTCCATCGCCACCAAAACGAAGAGACCTTCCACTCCCTTCCCTTGGAGTGGGCCACCGGCCCTGCGCTGGTCTGGAGGGCAGGAGGGCGTGTGATCCAAAATGGAAGGAGTCGCAGGACGCTCTACACACACCGACTCACAACGCGAAATAGTCCCGGGTGATGTTCAAGCGCACGTGTGCGTCCTCGGGGCTCAGCTCGATGGAGCGCGTGCGCGTGGCGAGGATGCCCAGGCGCCGCAACAGGTGCTCGATGTCGTCGGCGAGCGCGAGCACCGGGCGCACCGTGCAGCCCGTGGCGAAGGCCATGTCGTCGAGCTTCACCAGGTTGCCCGGCTCGCTGGTGGCCACGAAGACGGTGCCGCGCACCTCGTCACGCCACTCCACCCGCAACGGGCACATCCGCAGGCGCTCGAGCACCCGCGGGGGCACGCAGCGCGCCATGCCTTCTGGAACGCGCTCCAGGCCCTCGCGGCGGATGAAGGGCACCTGGAGCTGCCGAGCCAACGAGATGAGCAGCTGCTCCGGCCCGAGCAGTCCCATCCGCACCGCGGCCTCCCCCAACCTGCACCGCCACCGCGCCTGGGAGGCGAGCGCCGTCTCCACCTGCGCCGACGCCAACAGCCCGCTCGCCACCCACAGCTCGCCCAGCCGCATCCGCCGCACGCCCACGACCACCCCCCACGCCACACGCCCCCAACGGACTACACGCGCTCGGGCGCCCCCCAGCCCCCCACCACCCCGACCCGCCCGAGCGCTCCCGGCCCCATTCCCCTCAACCCACCCCCGACCCCCAACCCGTGCGCTCTTCATTGCGCGTCGCGTGCCACGCCCCACCTCATGGATTCCAAGGGGTTGGCCCCTCTGTCCCGAGGTGCCCTGCCGGTAAGCGGGAAGAAATTCAGGGGTGGGATGGCGGGAAATCGGGAGGACCGCTCGCCGTAGGTAGAGTGTCCGGCAGGCGATTCATCTTCCCCGGCGGAGACTCCATGCAGCCCAGGTTCACCTTCCTCCGAGTGCTGGCGGCGGCCGCGCTCGTGCCCACCCTCGCGCTCGCGGCGCCCAAAGCGGCACCGGCCAGCGCGCGGCCCTCGAAGCAGTACTCCATCGAGCAATTCATGGCGACGACGAAGCTCGGCGGCGCCTCCTTCTCCCCGGACGAGAAGCGCATCCTCTTCTCCTCCAACGAGAGTGGCATCTTCAACGCCTATACCCTGCCGCTCACCGGCGGGAAGGCGAAGGCGCTCACCCAGTCCAGGACGGACTCCACCTACGCCGAGGGCTTCTTCCCCAAGGACGAGCGCATCCTCTTCACGCGCGACCAGGGAGGCAACGAGCAGAACCACCTCTACGTGCGCACTCCGGACGGCAAGGAGCGCGACCTCACGCCCGGCGAGAAGCTCAAGGCCCAATTCATGGGCTGGAGCCAGGACGACTCGGCCTTCTACGTCCTCACCAACGAGCGCGACGCGCGCTTCTTCGACGTCTACCGCTACGACGCGAAGACGTACGCGCGCACGCTCGTCTACCAGAACGACCGGGGCTTCAACATCGCGGACGTTTCGCTCGACGGGAAGTGGCTGGCCTTCAACAAGCCGCGCACCAACTACGATACGGACATCCACCTCTACAACGTGGAGACGAAGGAGCTGAAGCACATCACCCCGCACCAGGGGGACGTGTACTTCGCCGCGAGCAGCTTCGACCCCGCCTCCACCGCCCTCTACTTCCTCACGGACCAGGGCTCCGAGTTCAAGCGCGTGGCCCGCTACGAGCTGGCCACCGGCAAGGTGGAGGACGTGGAGCGCGCGGACTGGGACGTGATGTACACCTCCTTCTCGCGCAAGGGCGGCTACCGCGTCACCGCCATCAACGAGGACGGCCGCACCGTCATCCGCGTGCACGACGTCAAGGCCGGCAAGCCCCTGGCGCTGCCTCAGCTGCCCGAGGGAGACATCACCTCGGTGACCATCTCCGACACCGAGAAGCGGATGGCCTTCTACCACAACGGTGACCGCTCCCCGTCCAACCTCCACGTCTACGACTTCGGCACGAAGAAGGTCTCCCGCCTCACCGACGCGATGAGCCGGGACATCGACGCGAAGGATCTCGTCGATGCCGAGGTGGTGCGCTTCAAGTCCTTCGACGGGATGGAGATTCCCAACATCCTCTACAAGCCGCACCAGGCCACCGCCACCGCCAAGGCGCCCGCCATCGTCTGGGTGCACGGCGGCCCCGGGGGACAGACGCGCAAGGGCTACGCGCCGGTGCTCCAGTACCTCGCCAACCACGGCTACGTGGTGCTGGGCATCAACAACCGCGGCAGCTCCGGCTACGGCAAGAGCTTCTACGTCGCGGATGATCAGAAGCACGGCCGCGAGCCGCTGCTCGACTGCCTCGAGGCGAAGAAGTACCTGTCCAGCCTGCCCTACGTGGACGCCGAGCGCATCGGCATCGCCGGGGGCAGCTACGGCGGCTACATGACGCTGGCCGCGCTCGCCTTCCACCCGGACGCCTTCAAGGTGGGCGTGGACATCTTCGGCGTGTCCAACTGGCTGCGCACCCTCCAGAGCATCCCGTCCTGGTGGGAGAGCCAGCGCGAGGCCCTCTACAAGGAGCTCGGCGACCCGGCGAAGCAGGAGCAGATGCTGCGCGACATCTCGCCCCTGTTCCACGCGGAGAAGATCTCCAAGCCGCTGCTCGTCCTCCAGGGCGCCAATGATCCGCGCGTCATCCAGCCCGAGTCGGATGAGATCGTCCAGGCGGTGAAGAAGAACGGCGTCCCGGTGGAATACGTCATCTTCCCCGACGAGGGCCACGGCTTCACCAAGCGCAAGAACGAGGTGGAGGCCTACTCGCGGATGCTCGGCTTCCTGGACAAGCACCTGAAGGCCGCGGGCCCCGCTCCGGTGAACTGAGGCAGGTGGGCGGGCCGGGCCGTCACCACGTCACGCCGAGGTGGAGCGTGCCGGAATAGCGGCCCGCCTTGCCGAGGGTGAAGGCCGCCGGCTCGCCCACGTTGGACACGGGCGCGCCGGTGACGTAGCGCTGATCGAAGAGCACGGTGTAGCTCAGGCGCGCGTCGGCGGTGAGGCCCCGGTAGGACGCGCGCACGCCCGCTCCGAGCGGGACATTGCCCACGAGGTCATCGCCGAAGCCCCGCACGGTGCCGCGGATGTTGTAGACGCTGAGGCCCAGCCCCCCCAGCACGTAGGGCCGCACCGCCGCGTGGAAGAGGTCCACGGTGGCCGCCGCGTGGACGCCATGGCGCACCAGCGCCACACCGTCCGCCGTGGCCTGGGGATGACGCGTGTCGAGCCCGTTCACCGCGCCCGAGAAGCCCGCCTCCAGGCCCACGTCCAGGACGCCCAGCAACGGAGGGGGCAG
The sequence above is drawn from the Archangium gephyra genome and encodes:
- a CDS encoding prolyl oligopeptidase family serine peptidase, producing MQPRFTFLRVLAAAALVPTLALAAPKAAPASARPSKQYSIEQFMATTKLGGASFSPDEKRILFSSNESGIFNAYTLPLTGGKAKALTQSRTDSTYAEGFFPKDERILFTRDQGGNEQNHLYVRTPDGKERDLTPGEKLKAQFMGWSQDDSAFYVLTNERDARFFDVYRYDAKTYARTLVYQNDRGFNIADVSLDGKWLAFNKPRTNYDTDIHLYNVETKELKHITPHQGDVYFAASSFDPASTALYFLTDQGSEFKRVARYELATGKVEDVERADWDVMYTSFSRKGGYRVTAINEDGRTVIRVHDVKAGKPLALPQLPEGDITSVTISDTEKRMAFYHNGDRSPSNLHVYDFGTKKVSRLTDAMSRDIDAKDLVDAEVVRFKSFDGMEIPNILYKPHQATATAKAPAIVWVHGGPGGQTRKGYAPVLQYLANHGYVVLGINNRGSSGYGKSFYVADDQKHGREPLLDCLEAKKYLSSLPYVDAERIGIAGGSYGGYMTLAALAFHPDAFKVGVDIFGVSNWLRTLQSIPSWWESQREALYKELGDPAKQEQMLRDISPLFHAEKISKPLLVLQGANDPRVIQPESDEIVQAVKKNGVPVEYVIFPDEGHGFTKRKNEVEAYSRMLGFLDKHLKAAGPAPVN
- a CDS encoding class I SAM-dependent methyltransferase — protein: MESLHRGLRTLRRKWDREEWRRFCLEAVRTHPLREVIHQCPFTRHAFERPRGYAGDAELIDYLYNDHAHVDGLEYQGREIYRYMHDQPSARSVRERRELLAAELDATAERVHLPRILSVACGHLREAELSTAVRDHRLGELIAFDQDPLCLAEIARVFPTGPVRTVCGSVRSMLLGKTSFRDMDFVYSAGLYDYLAEGTAARLTRLLFHMLRSGGKLLVANFAVFPPETGYMEAFMDWWLVYRDESQMRALTAEIDPSELAEVKLFRDSVDNVIYLSLTRR